Proteins encoded within one genomic window of Pongo pygmaeus isolate AG05252 chromosome 18, NHGRI_mPonPyg2-v2.0_pri, whole genome shotgun sequence:
- the ANKRD11 gene encoding ankyrin repeat domain-containing protein 11 isoform X3 encodes MPKGGCPKAPQQEELPLSSDMVEKQTGKKDKDKVSLTKTPKLERGDGGKEVRERASKRKLPFTAGANGEQKDSDTGWTALHEACNRGYYDVAKQLLAAGAEVNTKGLDDDTPLHDAANNGHYKVVKLLLRYGGNPQQSNRKGETPLKVANSPTMVNLLLGKGTYTSSEESSTESSEEEDAPSFAPSSSVDGNNTDSEFEKGLKHKAKNPEPQKATAPVKDEYEFDEDDEQDRVPPVDDKHLLKKDYRKETKSNSFISIPKMEVKSYTKNNTIAPKKASHRILSDTSDEEDASVTVGTGEKLRLSAHTILPGSKTREPSNAKQQKEKNKVKKKRKKETKGREVRFGKRSDKFCSSESESESSESGEDDGDSLGSSGCLKGSPLVLKDPSLFSSLSASSTSSHGSSAAQKQNPSHTDQHTKHWRTDNWKTISSPAWSEVSSLSDSTRTRLTSESDYSSEGSSVESLKPVRKRQEPRKRASLSEKKSPFLSGTEGAVPKLDKEGKVVKKHKTKHKHKNKEKGQCSISQELKLKSFTYEYDDSKQKSDKAILLENDLSAENKLKVLKHDRDHFKKEEKLSKMKLEEKEWLFKDEKSLKRIKDTNKDISRSFREEKDRSNKAEKEKSLKEKSPKEEKLRLYKEERKKKSKDRPSKLEKKNDLKEDKISKEKEKIFKEDKEKLKKEKVYREDSAFDEYCNKNQFLENEDTKFSLSDDQRDRWFSDLSDSSFDFKGEDSWDSPVTDYRDMKSDSVAKLILETVKEDSKERRRDSRAREKRDYREPFFRKKDRDYLDKNSEKRKEQTEKHKSVPGYLLEKDKKRRESAEAGRDRKDALESCKERRDGRAKPEEVHREELKECGCESGFKDKSDCDFGKGLEPWERHHLAREKEKKDGPDKERKEKTKPERYKEKSSDKDKSEKSILEKCQKDKEFDKCFKEKKDTKEKHKDTHGKDKERKASLDQGKEKKEKAFPGIISEDFSEKKDDKKGKEKSWYIADIFTDESEDDRDSCMGSGFKMGEASDLPRTDGLQEKEEGREAYASDRHRKSSDKQHPERQKDKEPRDRRKDRGAADGGRDKKEKVFEKHKEKKDKESTEKYKDRKDRASVDSTQDKKNKQKLPEKAEKKHAAEDKAKGKHKEKSDKEHSKERKSSRSADTEKSLLEKLEEEALHEYREDSNDKISEVSSDSFTDRGQEPGLTAFLEVSFTEPPGDDKPRESACLPEKLKEKERHRHSSSSSKKSHDRERAKKEKAEKKEKGEDYKEGGSRKDSGQYEKDFLEADAYGVSYNMKADIEDELDKTIELFSTEKKDKNDSEREPSKKIEKELKPYGSSAINILKEKKKREKHREKWRDEKERHRDRHADGLLRHHRDELLRHHRDEQKPATRDKDSPPRALKDKSRDEGPRLSDAKLKEKFKDSAEKEKGDPVKMSNGNDKVAPSKDPGKKDARPREKLLGDGDLMMTSFERMLSQKDLEIEERHKRHKERMKQMEKLRHRSGDPKLKEKAKPADDGRKKGLDVPAKKPPGLDPPFKDKKLKESTPIPPAAENKLHPGSGADSKDWLAGPHMKEVLPASPRPDQSRPTGVPTPTSVLSCPSYEEVMHTPRTPSCSTDDYADLVFDCADSQHSTPVPTAPTSACSPSFFDRFSVASSGLSENASQAPARPLSTNLYRSVSVDIRRTPEEEFSVGDKLFRQQSVPAASSYDSPVPHSMEDRAPLPPVPAEKFACLSPGYYSPDYGLPSPKVDTLRCPPAAVVTVTPSPEGVFSSLQAKPPPSPRAELLVPSLEGALPPDLDTSEDQQATAAIIPPEPSYLEPLDEGPFSAVITEEPVEWAHPSEQALASSLIGSTSENPVSWPVGSDLLLKSPQRFPESPKHFCPPDPLHSATPGPFGASEAPYPAPPASPAPYTLPVAEPGLEDVKDGVEAVPAAISASEAAPYAPPSGLESFFSNCKSLPEAPLDVAPEPACVAAVAQVEALGPLENSFLDSSHSLSNLGQVEPVPWADAFAGPEDDLDLGPFSLPELPLQTKDAADVETEPVEESLAPPEKIPPGAPVVINGGDVSTVVAEEQPALPPDQASTRLPAELEPEPSEEPKLDVALEATVEAETVPEERAHGDLDSSVEPTPVPPEQRPLGSGDQGAEAEGPPAASLCVPDGPPVDTVAQAQAADSAGPEDNTEASRAAAPAEGPPGGIQPEATEPEPKPTAEAPKAPRVEEIPQRMTRNRAQMLANQSKQGPPPSEKECAPTPAPVTRAKARGSEEDDAQAQHPRKRRFQRSTQQLQQQLNTSTQQTREVIQQTLAAIVDAIKLDAIEPYHSDRANPYFEYLQIRKKIEEKRKILCCITPQAPQCYAEYVTYTGSYLLDGKPLSKLHIPVIAPPPSLAEPLKELFRQQEAVRGKLRLQHSIEREKLIVSCEQEILRVHCRAARTIANQAVPFSACTMLLDSEVYNMPLESQGDENKSVRDRFNARQFISWLQDVDDKYDRMKTCLLMRQQHEAAALNAVQRMEWQLKVQELDPAGHKSLCVNEVPSFYVPMVDVNDDFVLLPA; translated from the exons GCTGGACGGCGCTGCACGAGGCCTGTAACCGGGGCTACTACGACGTCGCAAAGCAGCTGCTGGCTGCAGGTGCGGAGGTGAACACCAAGGGCCTAGATGACGACACGCCTTTGCACGACGCTGCCAACAACGGGCACTACAAG GTGGTGAAGCTGCTGCTGCGGTACGGAGGGAACCCGCAGCAGAGCAACAGGAAAGGCGAGACGCCGCTGAAAGTGGCCAACTCCCCCACGATGGTGAACCTCCTGTTAGGCAAAGGCACTTACACTTCCAGCGAGGAGAGCTCGACGG AGAGCTCAGAAGAGGAAGACGCACCATCCTTCGCACCTTCCAGTTCAGTCGACGGCAACAACACGGACTCCGAGTTCGAAAAAGGCCTCAAGCACAAGGCCAAGAACCCAGAGCCACAGAAGGCCACAGCTCCCGTCAAGGACGAGTATGAGTTTGACGAGGACGACGAGCAGGACAGGGTTCCTCCGGTGGACGACAAGCACCTGTTGAAAAAGGACTACAGAAAAGAAACGAAATCCAATAGTTTTATCTCTATACCCAAAATGGAGGTTAAAAGTTACACTAAAAATAACACGATTGCACCAAAGAAAGCGTCCCATCGTATCCTGTCAGACACGTCGGACGAGGAGGACGCGAGTGTCACCGTGGGGACAGGAGAGAAGCTGAGACTCTCGGCACATACGATATTGCCTGGTAGTAAGACACGAGAGCCTTCTAATGCCAagcagcagaaggaaaaaaataaagtgaaaaagaagcgaaagaaagaaacaaaaggcagagAGGTTCGCTTCGGAAAGCGGAGCGACAAGTTCTGCTCCTCGGAGTCGGAGAGCGAGTCCTCGGAGAGTGGGGAGGACGACGGGGACTCTCTGGGGAGCTCCGGCTGCCTCAAGGGGTCCCCGCTGGTGCTGAAGGACCCCTCCCTGTTCAGCTCCCTCTCCGCCTCCTCCACCTCGTCTCACGGGAGCTCTGCCGCCCAGAAGCAGAACCCCAGCCACACAGACCAGCACACCAAGCACTGGCGGACAGACAATTGGAAAACCATTTCTTCCCCGGCTTGGTCAGAGGTCAGTTCTTTATCAGACTCCACAAGGACGAGACTGACAAGCGAGTCTGACTACTCCTCTGAGGGCTCCAGTGTGGAATCGCTGAAGCCagtgaggaagaggcaggagcCCAGGAAGCGAGCCTCCCTGTCGGAGAAGAAGAGCCCCTTCCTGTCCGGCACGGAGGGCGCTGTCCCCAAACTGGACAAGGAGGGGAAAGTtgtcaaaaaacataaaacaaaacacaaacacaaaaacaaggaGAAGGGACAGTGTTCCATCAGCCAAGAGCTGAAGTTGAAAAGTTTTACTTATGAATATGACGACTCCAAGCAGAAGTCAGATAAGGCTATACTTTTAGAGAATGATCTTTCCGCTGAAAACAAGCTGAAAGTGTTAAAGCATGATCGCGAccactttaaaaaagaagagaaacttagcaaaatgaaattagaagaaaaagaatggctctttaaagatgaaaaatcacTGAAGAGAATCAAAGACACGAACAAAGACATCAGCAGGTCTTTCCGAGAAGAGAAAGACCGTTCGAATAAAGCAGAAAAGGAGAAATCGCTGAAGGAAAAGTCTCcgaaagaagaaaaactgagactgtacaaagaggagagaaagaagaagtcAAAAGACCGGCCCTCAAAATTAGAGAAGAAGAATGATTTAAAAGAGGACAAAATttcaaaagagaaggagaagatttttaaagaagataaagaaaaactcaaaaaagaaaaggtttataGGGAAGATTCTGCTTTTGACGAATATTGTAACAAAAATCAGTTTCTGGAGAATGAAGACACCAAATTTAGCCTTTCTGACGATCAGCGAGATCGGTGGTTTTCTGACTTGTCCGACTCATCCTTTGATTTTAAAGGGGAGGACAGCTGGGACTCGCCAGTGACAGACTACAGGGACATGAAGAGCGACTCTGTGGCCAAGCTCATCTTGGAGACGGTGAAGGAGGACAGCAAGGAGAGGAGGCGGGACAGTCGGGCCCGGGAGAAGCGAGACTACAGAGAGCCCTTCTTCCGAAAGAAGGACAGGGACTATTTGGATAAAAACTCCGAGAAGAGGAAAGAGCAGACTGAAAAGCATAAAAGTGTCCCTGGCTACCTTTTGGAAAAGGACAAGAAAAGGAGAGAGTCCGCAGAGGCCGGGCGGGACAGAAAGGACGCCCTGGAGAGCTGCAAGGAGCGCAGGGACGGCAGGGCCAAGCCCGAGGAGGTGCACCGGGAGGAGCTGAAGGAGTGTGGCTGCGAGAGCGGCTTCAAGGACAAGTCCGACTGCGACTTTGGGAAGGGCCTGGAGCCGTGGGAACGGCATCACCTAGCacgggagaaggagaagaaggacgGCCCTgataaggaaaggaaggagaagacaaAACCAGAAAGATACAAAGAGAAGTCCAGTGACAAGGACAAAAGTGAGAAATCGATCCTGGAAAAATGTCAGAAGGACAAAGAatttgataaatgttttaaagagaaaaaagataccaaggaaaaacataaagacacacatggcaaagacaaagaaaggaaagcatCTCTCGAccaagggaaagagaagaaggagaaggctTTCCCTGGGATCATCTCGGAAgacttctctgaaaaaaaagatgacaagaaaggcaaagagaaaagctggTACATCGCAGACATCTTCACAGATGAGAGTGAGGACGACAGAGACAGCTGCATGGGGAGCGGGTTCAAGATGGGAGAGGCCAGCGACTTGCCAAGGACAGACGGCCtccaggagaaggaggaagggcgGGAGGCCTATGCCTCCGACAGACACAGGAAGTCTTCTGACAAGCAGCACCCTGAGAGGCAGAAGGACAAGGAGCCCAGAGACAGGAGAAAGGACCGAGGGGCTGCCGACGGGGGGagagacaaaaaagagaaagtcttTGAAAAGCACAAGGAGAAGAAGGATAAAGAGTCCACAGAAAAGTACAAGGACAGGAAGGACAGAGCCTCAGTGGACTCCACgcaagacaagaaaaataaacagaagctcCCTGAGAAGGCTGAAAAGAAGCACGCTGCTGAAGACAAGGCTAAAGGCAAACACAAAGAGAAGTCGGACAAAGAACATTCCAAGGAGAGGAAGTCCTCGAGAAGTGCCGACACGGAAAAAAGCCTGCTTGAAAAGTTGGAAGAAGAGGCTCTCCATGAGTACAGAGAAGACTCCAATGATAAAATCAGCGAGGTCTCCTCTGACAGCTTCACGGACCGAGGGCAGGAGCCGGGGCTGACTGCCTTCCTGGAGGTCTCTTTCACGGAGCCACCTGGAGACGACAAGCCGAGGGAGAGCGCCTGCCTCCCTGAGAagctgaaagagaaggagaggcaCAGACACTCCTCATCTTCATCCAAGAAGAGCCACGACCGAGAGCGAGCCAAGAAAGAGAAGGccgagaagaaagagaagggtgAAGATTACAAGGAGGGTGGTAGCAGGAAGGACTCCGGCCAGTACGAAAAGGACTTCCTGGAGGCGGATGCTTACGGAGTTTCTTACAACATGAAAGCTGACATAGAAGATGAGCTAgataaaaccattgaattgttttctaccgaaaagaaagataaaaatgattcCGAGAGAGAACCttccaagaaaatagaaaaggaactAAAGCCTTATGGATCTAGTGCCATCAACATcctaaaagagaagaagaagagagagaaacacaggGAGAAATGGAGAGACGAGAAGGAGAGGCACCGGGACAGGCATGCGGATGGGCTGCTGCGGCATCACAGGGACGAGCTCCTGCGGCATCACAGGGACGAGCAGAAGCCCGCCACCAGGGACAAGGACAGCCCGCCCCGCGCGCTCAAAGACAAGTCCAGGGACGAGGGCCCGAGGCTCAGCGACGCCAAACTGAAGGAGAAATTCAAGGACAgtgcagagaaagaaaagggcGACCCAGTGAAGATGAGCAACGGGAATGATAAGGTAGCGCCGTCCAAAGACCCAGGCAAGAAAGACGCCAGGCCCAGGGAGAAGCTCCTGGGGGACGGCGACCTGATGATGACCAGCTTCGAGAGGATGCTCTCTCAGAAGGACCTGGAGATCGAGGAGCGCCACAAGCGGCACAAGGAGAGGATGAAGCAAATGGAGAAGCTGAGGCACCGGTCCGGAGACCCCAAGCTCAAGGAGAAGGCGAAGCCGGCAGACGACGGGCGGAAGAAGGGTCTGGACGTTCCTGCTAAGAAACCGCCGGGGCTGGACCCTCCGTTTAAAGACAAAAAGCTCAAAGAGTCGACTCCTATTCCACCTGCCGCAGAAAATAAGCTACACCCAGGATCAGGTGCAGACTCCAAAGACTGGCTGGCAGGCCCTCACATGAAAGAGGTCCTGCCTGCGTCTCCCAGGCCTGACCAGAGCCGGCCCACTGGCGTGCCCACCCCTACGTCGGTGCTATCCTGCCCCAGCTACGAGGAGGTGATGCACACGCCCAGGACCCCGTCCTGCAGCACCGATGACTACGCGGACCTCGTGTTCGACTGCGCGGACTCCCAGCACTCCACGCCTGTGCCCACAGCTCCCACCAGCGCCTGCTCCCCCTCCTTTTTCGACAGGTTCTCCGTGGCTTCAAGTGGGCTTTCGGAAAACGCCAGCCAGGCTCCTGCCAGGCCTCTCTCCACAAACCTTTACCGCTCGGTCTCTGTCGACATTAGGAGGACCCCCGAGGAAGAGTTCAGCGTCGGAGACAAGCTCTTCAGGCAGCAGAGCGTTCCTGCTGCCTCCAGCTACGACTCTCCTGTGCCACACTCGATGGAAGACAGGGCGCCCCTGCCCCCGGTGCCCGCGGAGAAGTTTGCCTGCTTGTCCCCAGGGTACTACTCCCCAGACTATGGCCTCCCATCGCCCAAAGTTGACACTTTGCGCTGCCCGCCGGCTGCCGTCGTCACTGTCACCCCGTCTCCAGAGGGCGTCTTCTCAAGTTTACAAGCAaaacctcccccttcccccagagCTGAGCTGCTGGTTCCTTCCCTCGAAGGGGCCCTTCCCCCGGACCTGGACACCTCCGAGGACCAGCAGGCGACGGCCGCCATCATCCCCCCGGAGCCCAGCTACCTGGAGCCGCTGGACGAGGGTCCGTTCAGCGCCGTCATCACCGAGGAGCCTGTTGAGTGGGCCCACCCCTCCGAGCAGGCCCTTGCCTCTAGCCTGATCGGGAGCACCTCTGAAAACCCTGTCAGCTGGCCTGTGGGCTCAGACCTCCTGCTGAAGTCTCCACAGAGattccccgagtccccaaagcATTTCTGCCCCCCGGACCCCCTCCACTCTGCCACCCCAGGGCCCTTCGGCGCCTCAGAGGCGCCGTACCCCGCCCCTCCCGCCTCTCCTGCGCCGTACACTCTGCCCGTCGCTGAGCCAGGACTGGAGGACGTCAAAGACGGAGTGGAAGCTGTCCCCGCCGCCATCTCCGCCTCAGAGGCGGCTCCCTACGCCCCTCCCTCCGGGCTGGAGTCCTTCTTCAGCAACTGCAAGTCACTTCCGGAAGCTCCGCTGGACGTGGCCCCTGAGCCCGCCTGCGTAGCGGCTGTGGCTCAGGTGGAGGCTCTGGGGCCCCTGGAAAATAGCTTCCTGGACAGCAGCCACAGCCTGTCTAACCTCGGCCAGGTGGAGCCGGTGCCCTGGGCAGACGCCTTCGCGGGCCCCGAGGACGACCTGGACCTGGGGCCCTTCTCCCTCCCGGAGCTTCCCCTGCAGACTAAAGATGCCGCAGATGTTGAAACAGAACCCGTAGAAGAAAGTCTTGCTCCTCCAGAAAAGATCCCTCCGGGGGCCCCTGTGGTCATAAACGGTGGGGATGTTTCCACCGTAGTGGCTGAGGAGCAGCCGGCACTGCCTCCTGACCAGGCCTCCACCCGGCTCCCTGCAGAGCTGGAGCCTGAGCCCTCAGAGGAGCCAAAGCTGGACGTGGCTCTAGAAGCTACGGTGGAGGCAGAGACGGTGCCAGAAGAGAGGGCCCATGGGGATCTGGACTCCAGTGTGGAGCCCACGCCCGTTCCCCCTGAACAGCGCCCACTGGGGAGCGGAGACCAGGGGGCTGAGGCTGAAGGCCCCCCCGCCGCGTCCCTCTGTGTCCCCGACGGCCCCCCCGTGGACACTGTGGCACAAGCTCAGGCTGCGGACAGTGCTGGCCCCGAGGACAACACTGAGGCTTCCCGTGCTGCCGCCCCAGCTGAAGGCCCTCCCGGCGGCATCCAGCCAGAAGCCACAGAACCGGAACCAAAACCCACGGCCGAAGCCCCGAAGGCCCCCAGAGTGGAGGAGATCCCTCAGCGCATGACCAGGAACCGGGCGCAGATGCTCGCGAACCAGAGCAAGCAGGGACCGCCCCCCTCCGAGAAGGAGTgcgcccccacccctgcccccgtCACCAGGGCCAAGGCCCGCGGCTCCGAGGAGGACGACGCCCAGGCCCAGCATCCGCGCAAACGCCGCTTTCAGCGCTCCACCCAacagctgcagcagcagctgaACACGTCCACGCAGCAGACGCGGGAGGTGATCCAGCAGACGCTGGCCGCCATCGTGGACGCCATCAAGCTGGACGCCATCGAGCCCTACCACAGCGACAGGGCCAACCCCTACTTCGAATACCTGCAGATCAGGAAGAAGATCGAGGAGAAACGCAAGATCCTGTGCTGCATCACGCCGCAGGCGCCCCAGTGCTACGCCGAGTACGTCACCTACACGGGCTCCTACCTCCTGGACGGCAAGCCGCTCAGCAAGCTCCACATCCCCGTG